A genome region from Phalacrocorax carbo chromosome 27, bPhaCar2.1, whole genome shotgun sequence includes the following:
- the LOC135317812 gene encoding electroneutral sodium bicarbonate exchanger 1-like isoform X3, whose amino-acid sequence MPLGRQSHRRHRPHSQKHRKREREKDSALTEPGYRYTPSQRVQFILGTEEDEQHIPHDLFTELDEICVKEGEGAEWKETARWLKFEEDVEDGGDRWSKPYVATLSLHSLFELRSCITKGTVLLDVCANSIEEIADMILGQQEESAEFDEGVRAKVREVLLKKHHHQNEKKRNNLLPIVRSFADVSKKQSDPHLLDKPAQTLTPHPSATAVEAKNGVSHESSAMDLSKAELHFMKKIPTGAEASNVLVGELDFLRQPIVAFVRLTPAVLLSGMTEVPIPTRFLFVLLGPQGKAHQYHEIGRSMATLMTDEVFHDVAYKAKNRADLVAGVDEFLDQVTVLPPGEWDPSIRIEPPKNVPSQEKRKVPGALDDSASHSEPEKHSGPELERTGRLFGGLILDVKRKAPWFWSDFRDGLRLQCLASFLFLYCACMSPVITFGGLLGEATNGHISAMESLLGASMTGVVYSLFAGQPLTILGSTGPVLVFEKILYKFCKEYKLSYLCLRACIGLWTAAFCIVLVATDASSLVCYITRFTEEAFASLICIIFIYEALEKLSHLRETYPVHMHSQLDLLTLYYCKCEAPTRPSNETLRFWESNKINVSGIAWENLTVTECRYLHGEFQGPACGRDGPYAPNVLFWCCILFFSTFVLSSLLKKFKTSRYFPTRVRATVSDFAVFLTIVIMVLIDLVTGIPSPKLHVPHVFKPTRDDRGWFISPIGPNPWWTVPAALIPALLCTILIFMDQQITAVIVNRKEHRLKKGCGYHLDLFVVAVMLGVCSVMGLPWFVAATVLSITHVNSLKVESDCSAPGEQPKFLGIREQRVTGLMIFVLMGCSVFFTSVLKFIPMPVLYGVFLYMGVSSLRGIQFFDRLKLFWMPAKHQPDFIYLRHVPLRKVHFFTAIQLICLVLLWGIKASRAAIIFPMMVLALVFVRKVMDFCFSKRELSFLDDLMPESKKKKLDDAKIKAKEEEESQKMMEAAAANSIQLELGRTSGLDIPQQPSDRADPSEINISDEMSKTTVWKALTMKRETL is encoded by the exons ATGCCGCTGGGGAGGCAGAGCCACCGGCGTCACCGACCCCACAGCCAGAAGCATCGGAAACGGGAACGGGAGAAGGACTCTGCCCTGACGGAGCCGGGCTACCGCT ACACCCCATCCCAGCGGGTGCAGTTCATCCTCGGGACCGAGGAGGATGAGCAGCACATACCCCATGACTTGTTCACCGAGCTGGATGAGATCTGCGTGAAAGAGGGGGAAGGTGCTGAGTGGAAGGAAACGGCAAG GTGGCTGAAGTTTGAGGAGGACGTGGAAGACGGCGGCGATCGCTGGAGCAAGCCCTACGTGGCCACGCTGTCCTTGCACAGCCTCTTTGAGCTGAGGAGCTGCATCaccaagggcacggtgctgctGGACGTTTGTGCCAACAGCATCGAAGAGATTGCAG ATATGATCCTGGGCCAGCAAGAAGAGTCCGCCGAGTTTGACGAGGGCGTGCGGGCAAAAGTTCGAGAAGTGCTTCTGAAGAAGCATCACCACCAGAAcgagaagaaaagaaacaacctTCTCCCCATCGTCCGCTCGTTTGCTGATGTGAGCAAGAAGCAGTCGGACCCGCACCTCCTTGACAAGCCAG CCCAAACACTCACCCCTCACCCTTCTGCCACCGCTGTGGAAGCTAAAAATGGGGTGAGCCACGAGAGCAGCGCGATGGATTTAAGCAAG GCGGAGCTGCACTTCATGAAGAAGATTCCCACCGGTGCTGAAGCGTCCAACGTGCTTGTAGGAGAGCTGGATTTCCTTCGCCAGCCCATCGTGGCATTCGTCCGCCTGACCCCGGCTGTCCTCCTCTCGGGCATGACGGAAGTTCCCATCCCCACAAG gttcctgtttgttttgcttggacCGCAAGGAAAAGCCCATCAGTACCATGAGATCGGCAGGTCCATGGCTACTCTCATGACGGATGAG GTTTTCCACGACGTTGCCTACAAAGCCAAGAACCGGGCTGACCTCGTGGCCGGCGTCGACGAGTTTCTGGATCAGGTCACGGTCTTGCCGCCAGGAGAGTGGGATCCATCGATCCGAATCGAGCCCCCCAAAAACGTCCCTTCGCAG gaaaaaaggaaggtgcCAGGAGCTCTCGATGACAGTGCTTCTCACAGCGAGCCGGAGAAACACAGTGGTCCTGAACTGGAGCGGACGGGAAG gcTCTTTGGAGGTTTGATCCTGGATGTGAAGCGAAAGGCCCCGTGGTTCTGGAGCGACTTCCGGGATGGTCTGAGGCTGCAGTGTCTGGcgtccttcctcttcctctacTGTGCCTGCATGTCCCCTGTCATCACCtttggggggctgctgggggaggcGACCAATGGCCACATA AGTGCCATGGAGTCGCTGCTGGGCGCATCCATGACCGGCGTGGTGTATTCCCTCTTTGCTGGGCAGCCTCTCACCATCCTCGGGAGCACCGGACCCGTCCTTGTGTTCGAGAAGATCCTTTACAAGTTCTGCAA GGAGTACAAGCTCTCCTATCTCTGTCTGCGGGCGTGCATCGGGCTGTGGACTGCCGCCTTCTGCATTGTGCTGGTGGCCACCGACGCCAGCTCTTTGGTGTGCTACATCACCCGCTTCACCGAAGAAGCCTTTGCCTCCCTCATCTGCATCATCTTCATCTACGAGGCTCTGGAGAAGCTGAGTCACCTGCGAGAGACCTACCCTGTGCACATGCACAGCCAGCTCGACCTCCTCACCCTCTACTA ctgtAAGTGTGAGGCACCGACCCGTCCCAGCAACGAAACCCTGCGCTTCTGGGAGAGCAACAAGATCAACGTGTCCGGCATCGCCTGGGAAAACCTCACGGTGACT GAATGTCGGTATTTGCACGGCGAGTTTCAAGGACCTGCCTGTGGGCGCGATGGCCCCTACGCACCTAATGTCCTCTTCTGGTGCTGCATCCTCTTCTTCTCCACCTTTGTCCTGTCGAGCTTGCTGAAGAAGTTCAAAACCAGCCGTTACTTCCCAACCAGA GTACGGGCCACAGTGAGCGACTTTGCCGTTTTCCTCACCATCGTCATCATGGTGCTCATTGACTTGGTGACTGGGATCCCGTCCCCGAAGCTCCACGTGCCCCATGTGTTCAAG CCGACCAGAGATGACCGCGGGTGGTTCATCAGCCCCATCGGCCCCAACCCGTGGTGGACGGTGCCGGCTGCGCtcatcccagctctgctctgcaccaTCCTGATCTTCATGGACCAGCAGATCACGGCTGTTATTGTCAACAGGAAGGAGCACAGGCTGAAG AAAGGATGCGGGTACCACCTGGACCTTTTTGTGGTGGCCGTGATGCTCGGGGTGTGCTCCGTGATGGGGCTGCCCTGGTTTGTGGCTGCCACCGTCCTGTCCATCACCCATGTGAACAGCCTCAAAGTAGAGTCTGACTGCTCAGCTCCCGGGGAACAACCCAAGTTTTTGGGCATACGAGAGCAGAGAGTCACTGGCTTGATGATCTTTGTGCTCATGGGCTGCTCCGTCTTCTTCACTTCTGTGTTAAAG TTCATCCCAATGCCTGTGCTTTACGGCGTCTTCCTCTACATGGGTGTGTCGTCCCTCAGAGGAATTCAG TTCTTCGATCGCTTGAAGCTGTTCTGGATGCCGGCGAAACACCAGCCGGATTTCATCTACCTGCGGCACGTGCCCTTGCGAAAGGTGCATTTCTTCACCGCCATCCAGCTGATCTGCCTCGTCCTGCTCTGGGGCATCAAGGCGTCCCGTGCCGCCATCATCTTTCCCATGATG GTGTTGGCTCTCGTTTTTGTGCGCAAAGTGATGGATTTCTGCTTCTCCAAGCGAGAGCTCAGCTTTCTGGATGACCTGATGCCAGAAAGCAAGAAGAAGAAGTTGGACGATGCCAAAATcaaagccaaagaagaagag GAGTCCCAGAAGATGatggaagctgctgctgcaaattcCATTCAGCTGGAACTGGGGAGGACCAGCGGCTTGGATATCCCACAGCAACCCAGTGACAG GGCTGATCCTTCGGAGATTAATATCTCAGACGAGATGTCCAAAACGACCGTGTGGAAGGCGCTGACGATGAAGAGGGAAACGCTCTGA
- the LOC135317812 gene encoding electroneutral sodium bicarbonate exchanger 1-like isoform X1, giving the protein MPAGSNEPDGILSYQRHDEEAVIDQGRTSNVVNIHYEKEELEGHRTLYVGVRMPLGRQSHRRHRPHSQKHRKREREKDSALTEPGYRYTPSQRVQFILGTEEDEQHIPHDLFTELDEICVKEGEGAEWKETARWLKFEEDVEDGGDRWSKPYVATLSLHSLFELRSCITKGTVLLDVCANSIEEIADMILGQQEESAEFDEGVRAKVREVLLKKHHHQNEKKRNNLLPIVRSFADVSKKQSDPHLLDKPAQTLTPHPSATAVEAKNGVSHESSAMDLSKVRRLWLSDAFRRGFALANGAAECAVECCGLWVWGKGLNMACRAQAELHFMKKIPTGAEASNVLVGELDFLRQPIVAFVRLTPAVLLSGMTEVPIPTRFLFVLLGPQGKAHQYHEIGRSMATLMTDEVFHDVAYKAKNRADLVAGVDEFLDQVTVLPPGEWDPSIRIEPPKNVPSQEKRKVPGALDDSASHSEPEKHSGPELERTGRLFGGLILDVKRKAPWFWSDFRDGLRLQCLASFLFLYCACMSPVITFGGLLGEATNGHISAMESLLGASMTGVVYSLFAGQPLTILGSTGPVLVFEKILYKFCKEYKLSYLCLRACIGLWTAAFCIVLVATDASSLVCYITRFTEEAFASLICIIFIYEALEKLSHLRETYPVHMHSQLDLLTLYYCKCEAPTRPSNETLRFWESNKINVSGIAWENLTVTECRYLHGEFQGPACGRDGPYAPNVLFWCCILFFSTFVLSSLLKKFKTSRYFPTRVRATVSDFAVFLTIVIMVLIDLVTGIPSPKLHVPHVFKPTRDDRGWFISPIGPNPWWTVPAALIPALLCTILIFMDQQITAVIVNRKEHRLKKGCGYHLDLFVVAVMLGVCSVMGLPWFVAATVLSITHVNSLKVESDCSAPGEQPKFLGIREQRVTGLMIFVLMGCSVFFTSVLKFIPMPVLYGVFLYMGVSSLRGIQFFDRLKLFWMPAKHQPDFIYLRHVPLRKVHFFTAIQLICLVLLWGIKASRAAIIFPMMVLALVFVRKVMDFCFSKRELSFLDDLMPESKKKKLDDAKIKAKEEEESQKMMEAAAANSIQLELGRTSGLDIPQQPSDRADPSEINISDEMSKTTVWKALTMKRETL; this is encoded by the exons AGGCATGACGAAGAGGCGGTCATTGACCAGGGAAGAACGAGCAACGTCGTCAATATTCACTATgagaaggaggagctggaag GCCACCGGACCCTGTACGTGGGCGTGCGGATGCCGCTGGGGAGGCAGAGCCACCGGCGTCACCGACCCCACAGCCAGAAGCATCGGAAACGGGAACGGGAGAAGGACTCTGCCCTGACGGAGCCGGGCTACCGCT ACACCCCATCCCAGCGGGTGCAGTTCATCCTCGGGACCGAGGAGGATGAGCAGCACATACCCCATGACTTGTTCACCGAGCTGGATGAGATCTGCGTGAAAGAGGGGGAAGGTGCTGAGTGGAAGGAAACGGCAAG GTGGCTGAAGTTTGAGGAGGACGTGGAAGACGGCGGCGATCGCTGGAGCAAGCCCTACGTGGCCACGCTGTCCTTGCACAGCCTCTTTGAGCTGAGGAGCTGCATCaccaagggcacggtgctgctGGACGTTTGTGCCAACAGCATCGAAGAGATTGCAG ATATGATCCTGGGCCAGCAAGAAGAGTCCGCCGAGTTTGACGAGGGCGTGCGGGCAAAAGTTCGAGAAGTGCTTCTGAAGAAGCATCACCACCAGAAcgagaagaaaagaaacaacctTCTCCCCATCGTCCGCTCGTTTGCTGATGTGAGCAAGAAGCAGTCGGACCCGCACCTCCTTGACAAGCCAG CCCAAACACTCACCCCTCACCCTTCTGCCACCGCTGTGGAAGCTAAAAATGGGGTGAGCCACGAGAGCAGCGCGATGGATTTAAGCAAGGTGAGACGCTTGTGGCTTTCTGACGCCTTTAGGCGCGGATTTGCTCTTGCAAACGGGGCCGCAGAGTGTGCTGTAGAGTGCTGTGGGCTTTGGGTTTGGGGGAAGGGCCTGAACATGGCTTGTCGTGCCCAGGCGGAGCTGCACTTCATGAAGAAGATTCCCACCGGTGCTGAAGCGTCCAACGTGCTTGTAGGAGAGCTGGATTTCCTTCGCCAGCCCATCGTGGCATTCGTCCGCCTGACCCCGGCTGTCCTCCTCTCGGGCATGACGGAAGTTCCCATCCCCACAAG gttcctgtttgttttgcttggacCGCAAGGAAAAGCCCATCAGTACCATGAGATCGGCAGGTCCATGGCTACTCTCATGACGGATGAG GTTTTCCACGACGTTGCCTACAAAGCCAAGAACCGGGCTGACCTCGTGGCCGGCGTCGACGAGTTTCTGGATCAGGTCACGGTCTTGCCGCCAGGAGAGTGGGATCCATCGATCCGAATCGAGCCCCCCAAAAACGTCCCTTCGCAG gaaaaaaggaaggtgcCAGGAGCTCTCGATGACAGTGCTTCTCACAGCGAGCCGGAGAAACACAGTGGTCCTGAACTGGAGCGGACGGGAAG gcTCTTTGGAGGTTTGATCCTGGATGTGAAGCGAAAGGCCCCGTGGTTCTGGAGCGACTTCCGGGATGGTCTGAGGCTGCAGTGTCTGGcgtccttcctcttcctctacTGTGCCTGCATGTCCCCTGTCATCACCtttggggggctgctgggggaggcGACCAATGGCCACATA AGTGCCATGGAGTCGCTGCTGGGCGCATCCATGACCGGCGTGGTGTATTCCCTCTTTGCTGGGCAGCCTCTCACCATCCTCGGGAGCACCGGACCCGTCCTTGTGTTCGAGAAGATCCTTTACAAGTTCTGCAA GGAGTACAAGCTCTCCTATCTCTGTCTGCGGGCGTGCATCGGGCTGTGGACTGCCGCCTTCTGCATTGTGCTGGTGGCCACCGACGCCAGCTCTTTGGTGTGCTACATCACCCGCTTCACCGAAGAAGCCTTTGCCTCCCTCATCTGCATCATCTTCATCTACGAGGCTCTGGAGAAGCTGAGTCACCTGCGAGAGACCTACCCTGTGCACATGCACAGCCAGCTCGACCTCCTCACCCTCTACTA ctgtAAGTGTGAGGCACCGACCCGTCCCAGCAACGAAACCCTGCGCTTCTGGGAGAGCAACAAGATCAACGTGTCCGGCATCGCCTGGGAAAACCTCACGGTGACT GAATGTCGGTATTTGCACGGCGAGTTTCAAGGACCTGCCTGTGGGCGCGATGGCCCCTACGCACCTAATGTCCTCTTCTGGTGCTGCATCCTCTTCTTCTCCACCTTTGTCCTGTCGAGCTTGCTGAAGAAGTTCAAAACCAGCCGTTACTTCCCAACCAGA GTACGGGCCACAGTGAGCGACTTTGCCGTTTTCCTCACCATCGTCATCATGGTGCTCATTGACTTGGTGACTGGGATCCCGTCCCCGAAGCTCCACGTGCCCCATGTGTTCAAG CCGACCAGAGATGACCGCGGGTGGTTCATCAGCCCCATCGGCCCCAACCCGTGGTGGACGGTGCCGGCTGCGCtcatcccagctctgctctgcaccaTCCTGATCTTCATGGACCAGCAGATCACGGCTGTTATTGTCAACAGGAAGGAGCACAGGCTGAAG AAAGGATGCGGGTACCACCTGGACCTTTTTGTGGTGGCCGTGATGCTCGGGGTGTGCTCCGTGATGGGGCTGCCCTGGTTTGTGGCTGCCACCGTCCTGTCCATCACCCATGTGAACAGCCTCAAAGTAGAGTCTGACTGCTCAGCTCCCGGGGAACAACCCAAGTTTTTGGGCATACGAGAGCAGAGAGTCACTGGCTTGATGATCTTTGTGCTCATGGGCTGCTCCGTCTTCTTCACTTCTGTGTTAAAG TTCATCCCAATGCCTGTGCTTTACGGCGTCTTCCTCTACATGGGTGTGTCGTCCCTCAGAGGAATTCAG TTCTTCGATCGCTTGAAGCTGTTCTGGATGCCGGCGAAACACCAGCCGGATTTCATCTACCTGCGGCACGTGCCCTTGCGAAAGGTGCATTTCTTCACCGCCATCCAGCTGATCTGCCTCGTCCTGCTCTGGGGCATCAAGGCGTCCCGTGCCGCCATCATCTTTCCCATGATG GTGTTGGCTCTCGTTTTTGTGCGCAAAGTGATGGATTTCTGCTTCTCCAAGCGAGAGCTCAGCTTTCTGGATGACCTGATGCCAGAAAGCAAGAAGAAGAAGTTGGACGATGCCAAAATcaaagccaaagaagaagag GAGTCCCAGAAGATGatggaagctgctgctgcaaattcCATTCAGCTGGAACTGGGGAGGACCAGCGGCTTGGATATCCCACAGCAACCCAGTGACAG GGCTGATCCTTCGGAGATTAATATCTCAGACGAGATGTCCAAAACGACCGTGTGGAAGGCGCTGACGATGAAGAGGGAAACGCTCTGA
- the LOC135317812 gene encoding electroneutral sodium bicarbonate exchanger 1-like isoform X2 codes for MPAGSNEPDGILSYQRHDEEAVIDQGRTSNVVNIHYEKEELEGHRTLYVGVRMPLGRQSHRRHRPHSQKHRKREREKDSALTEPGYRYTPSQRVQFILGTEEDEQHIPHDLFTELDEICVKEGEGAEWKETARWLKFEEDVEDGGDRWSKPYVATLSLHSLFELRSCITKGTVLLDVCANSIEEIADMILGQQEESAEFDEGVRAKVREVLLKKHHHQNEKKRNNLLPIVRSFADVSKKQSDPHLLDKPAQTLTPHPSATAVEAKNGVSHESSAMDLSKAELHFMKKIPTGAEASNVLVGELDFLRQPIVAFVRLTPAVLLSGMTEVPIPTRFLFVLLGPQGKAHQYHEIGRSMATLMTDEVFHDVAYKAKNRADLVAGVDEFLDQVTVLPPGEWDPSIRIEPPKNVPSQEKRKVPGALDDSASHSEPEKHSGPELERTGRLFGGLILDVKRKAPWFWSDFRDGLRLQCLASFLFLYCACMSPVITFGGLLGEATNGHISAMESLLGASMTGVVYSLFAGQPLTILGSTGPVLVFEKILYKFCKEYKLSYLCLRACIGLWTAAFCIVLVATDASSLVCYITRFTEEAFASLICIIFIYEALEKLSHLRETYPVHMHSQLDLLTLYYCKCEAPTRPSNETLRFWESNKINVSGIAWENLTVTECRYLHGEFQGPACGRDGPYAPNVLFWCCILFFSTFVLSSLLKKFKTSRYFPTRVRATVSDFAVFLTIVIMVLIDLVTGIPSPKLHVPHVFKPTRDDRGWFISPIGPNPWWTVPAALIPALLCTILIFMDQQITAVIVNRKEHRLKKGCGYHLDLFVVAVMLGVCSVMGLPWFVAATVLSITHVNSLKVESDCSAPGEQPKFLGIREQRVTGLMIFVLMGCSVFFTSVLKFIPMPVLYGVFLYMGVSSLRGIQFFDRLKLFWMPAKHQPDFIYLRHVPLRKVHFFTAIQLICLVLLWGIKASRAAIIFPMMVLALVFVRKVMDFCFSKRELSFLDDLMPESKKKKLDDAKIKAKEEEESQKMMEAAAANSIQLELGRTSGLDIPQQPSDRADPSEINISDEMSKTTVWKALTMKRETL; via the exons AGGCATGACGAAGAGGCGGTCATTGACCAGGGAAGAACGAGCAACGTCGTCAATATTCACTATgagaaggaggagctggaag GCCACCGGACCCTGTACGTGGGCGTGCGGATGCCGCTGGGGAGGCAGAGCCACCGGCGTCACCGACCCCACAGCCAGAAGCATCGGAAACGGGAACGGGAGAAGGACTCTGCCCTGACGGAGCCGGGCTACCGCT ACACCCCATCCCAGCGGGTGCAGTTCATCCTCGGGACCGAGGAGGATGAGCAGCACATACCCCATGACTTGTTCACCGAGCTGGATGAGATCTGCGTGAAAGAGGGGGAAGGTGCTGAGTGGAAGGAAACGGCAAG GTGGCTGAAGTTTGAGGAGGACGTGGAAGACGGCGGCGATCGCTGGAGCAAGCCCTACGTGGCCACGCTGTCCTTGCACAGCCTCTTTGAGCTGAGGAGCTGCATCaccaagggcacggtgctgctGGACGTTTGTGCCAACAGCATCGAAGAGATTGCAG ATATGATCCTGGGCCAGCAAGAAGAGTCCGCCGAGTTTGACGAGGGCGTGCGGGCAAAAGTTCGAGAAGTGCTTCTGAAGAAGCATCACCACCAGAAcgagaagaaaagaaacaacctTCTCCCCATCGTCCGCTCGTTTGCTGATGTGAGCAAGAAGCAGTCGGACCCGCACCTCCTTGACAAGCCAG CCCAAACACTCACCCCTCACCCTTCTGCCACCGCTGTGGAAGCTAAAAATGGGGTGAGCCACGAGAGCAGCGCGATGGATTTAAGCAAG GCGGAGCTGCACTTCATGAAGAAGATTCCCACCGGTGCTGAAGCGTCCAACGTGCTTGTAGGAGAGCTGGATTTCCTTCGCCAGCCCATCGTGGCATTCGTCCGCCTGACCCCGGCTGTCCTCCTCTCGGGCATGACGGAAGTTCCCATCCCCACAAG gttcctgtttgttttgcttggacCGCAAGGAAAAGCCCATCAGTACCATGAGATCGGCAGGTCCATGGCTACTCTCATGACGGATGAG GTTTTCCACGACGTTGCCTACAAAGCCAAGAACCGGGCTGACCTCGTGGCCGGCGTCGACGAGTTTCTGGATCAGGTCACGGTCTTGCCGCCAGGAGAGTGGGATCCATCGATCCGAATCGAGCCCCCCAAAAACGTCCCTTCGCAG gaaaaaaggaaggtgcCAGGAGCTCTCGATGACAGTGCTTCTCACAGCGAGCCGGAGAAACACAGTGGTCCTGAACTGGAGCGGACGGGAAG gcTCTTTGGAGGTTTGATCCTGGATGTGAAGCGAAAGGCCCCGTGGTTCTGGAGCGACTTCCGGGATGGTCTGAGGCTGCAGTGTCTGGcgtccttcctcttcctctacTGTGCCTGCATGTCCCCTGTCATCACCtttggggggctgctgggggaggcGACCAATGGCCACATA AGTGCCATGGAGTCGCTGCTGGGCGCATCCATGACCGGCGTGGTGTATTCCCTCTTTGCTGGGCAGCCTCTCACCATCCTCGGGAGCACCGGACCCGTCCTTGTGTTCGAGAAGATCCTTTACAAGTTCTGCAA GGAGTACAAGCTCTCCTATCTCTGTCTGCGGGCGTGCATCGGGCTGTGGACTGCCGCCTTCTGCATTGTGCTGGTGGCCACCGACGCCAGCTCTTTGGTGTGCTACATCACCCGCTTCACCGAAGAAGCCTTTGCCTCCCTCATCTGCATCATCTTCATCTACGAGGCTCTGGAGAAGCTGAGTCACCTGCGAGAGACCTACCCTGTGCACATGCACAGCCAGCTCGACCTCCTCACCCTCTACTA ctgtAAGTGTGAGGCACCGACCCGTCCCAGCAACGAAACCCTGCGCTTCTGGGAGAGCAACAAGATCAACGTGTCCGGCATCGCCTGGGAAAACCTCACGGTGACT GAATGTCGGTATTTGCACGGCGAGTTTCAAGGACCTGCCTGTGGGCGCGATGGCCCCTACGCACCTAATGTCCTCTTCTGGTGCTGCATCCTCTTCTTCTCCACCTTTGTCCTGTCGAGCTTGCTGAAGAAGTTCAAAACCAGCCGTTACTTCCCAACCAGA GTACGGGCCACAGTGAGCGACTTTGCCGTTTTCCTCACCATCGTCATCATGGTGCTCATTGACTTGGTGACTGGGATCCCGTCCCCGAAGCTCCACGTGCCCCATGTGTTCAAG CCGACCAGAGATGACCGCGGGTGGTTCATCAGCCCCATCGGCCCCAACCCGTGGTGGACGGTGCCGGCTGCGCtcatcccagctctgctctgcaccaTCCTGATCTTCATGGACCAGCAGATCACGGCTGTTATTGTCAACAGGAAGGAGCACAGGCTGAAG AAAGGATGCGGGTACCACCTGGACCTTTTTGTGGTGGCCGTGATGCTCGGGGTGTGCTCCGTGATGGGGCTGCCCTGGTTTGTGGCTGCCACCGTCCTGTCCATCACCCATGTGAACAGCCTCAAAGTAGAGTCTGACTGCTCAGCTCCCGGGGAACAACCCAAGTTTTTGGGCATACGAGAGCAGAGAGTCACTGGCTTGATGATCTTTGTGCTCATGGGCTGCTCCGTCTTCTTCACTTCTGTGTTAAAG TTCATCCCAATGCCTGTGCTTTACGGCGTCTTCCTCTACATGGGTGTGTCGTCCCTCAGAGGAATTCAG TTCTTCGATCGCTTGAAGCTGTTCTGGATGCCGGCGAAACACCAGCCGGATTTCATCTACCTGCGGCACGTGCCCTTGCGAAAGGTGCATTTCTTCACCGCCATCCAGCTGATCTGCCTCGTCCTGCTCTGGGGCATCAAGGCGTCCCGTGCCGCCATCATCTTTCCCATGATG GTGTTGGCTCTCGTTTTTGTGCGCAAAGTGATGGATTTCTGCTTCTCCAAGCGAGAGCTCAGCTTTCTGGATGACCTGATGCCAGAAAGCAAGAAGAAGAAGTTGGACGATGCCAAAATcaaagccaaagaagaagag GAGTCCCAGAAGATGatggaagctgctgctgcaaattcCATTCAGCTGGAACTGGGGAGGACCAGCGGCTTGGATATCCCACAGCAACCCAGTGACAG GGCTGATCCTTCGGAGATTAATATCTCAGACGAGATGTCCAAAACGACCGTGTGGAAGGCGCTGACGATGAAGAGGGAAACGCTCTGA